One window of the Clostridium sp. MB40-C1 genome contains the following:
- a CDS encoding BadF/BadG/BcrA/BcrD ATPase family protein → MEYVICTDGGGTKTETIAYNRQGEELFKSLKGYANLTLNQKVAVSNIIESIEECTLNLKEHKLVGIYMGIAGIEVGENRKIVKDAVQKRLNIIPEIYNDAQIALYALLKGEEGILTIAGTGSISIGTYKGLNVISGGWGHLLGDEGSGYYIVIEALKKMIYDYEEGLSNSKLTEAILENLDIESINSIKQFIYSATKNEIAAIAPLISKMAEQGEKNAVEILQNAGVDIAKITERVWTKLGEPHDIKVALKGSIITKVRIVRETFDFYIKNRIKGVTIKYEDVSSAKGGYYLSLKKWGIKNESE, encoded by the coding sequence GTGGAATATGTCATATGCACTGATGGCGGAGGAACAAAAACTGAAACTATAGCTTATAACAGGCAAGGGGAGGAATTGTTTAAATCATTAAAGGGATATGCAAATTTAACTTTAAATCAGAAAGTAGCAGTTTCAAATATTATTGAGTCAATAGAAGAGTGCACTTTAAACCTAAAGGAGCATAAACTTGTAGGGATTTATATGGGTATTGCTGGCATAGAAGTAGGTGAAAACAGAAAAATAGTTAAAGATGCAGTGCAGAAGAGACTTAATATAATTCCTGAGATTTATAATGATGCACAAATTGCATTATATGCACTTCTTAAAGGCGAGGAAGGAATACTTACTATAGCGGGAACTGGCTCTATAAGCATAGGAACTTACAAAGGTTTAAATGTAATATCTGGTGGATGGGGACATCTCTTAGGAGATGAGGGCAGCGGATACTATATAGTAATAGAAGCTCTTAAAAAAATGATATATGATTATGAGGAAGGATTATCAAATAGTAAGCTGACTGAGGCTATACTAGAAAATTTAGATATTGAGAGTATAAATAGTATTAAACAATTTATATATTCCGCCACTAAAAATGAAATAGCAGCAATAGCGCCGCTTATATCTAAAATGGCAGAGCAAGGGGAGAAAAATGCAGTAGAAATTTTACAAAATGCAGGAGTAGATATTGCAAAAATTACGGAAAGAGTTTGGACAAAATTAGGAGAGCCTCATGATATAAAAGTAGCATTAAAAGGAAGTATAATTACAAAAGTTCGCATTGTTAGAGAAACTTTTGATTTTTATATTAAAAATAGAATTAAAGGTGTAACCATTAAATATGAGGATGTATCATCTGCAAAAGGTGGGTATTATCTATCACTTAAAAAGTGGGGGATTAAGAATGAGTCAGAGTAA
- the anmK gene encoding anhydro-N-acetylmuramic acid kinase AnmK, protein MSQSKKYAVGIMSGTSLDGIDAALVSIEGCGIDTKVQLIEFISEEIPQKLKEKIHCCCNTSKSNVEKICSLNFELGYVFSNAVKNVCNKANFDLNKLDFIGSHGQTIYHIPRRNKNFFRSTLQIGEPSVVAFETNTTVVSNFRTMDMAAGGEGAPLVPYTEYILYRCKKNRALQNIGGIGNVTVIPAMCKLDDIYAFDTGPGNMIIDEVTKRLKGCSYDMNGAFAALGKVDENILKELMNIDYIKMKPPKTTGRELFGSQFVDRLLNKFNSISSEDIIATVTMFTAKSISENYRRFIFTKNKIDEVIIGGGGSYNKTLIGMLEKLMPECRILTGEDIGMSSDAKEAVAFAVLANETINGNCSNVIGATGAEKRVILGNITTVKR, encoded by the coding sequence ATGAGTCAGAGTAAAAAGTACGCAGTAGGCATTATGTCAGGTACTTCACTAGATGGCATAGATGCAGCTCTTGTGAGTATAGAAGGTTGTGGAATAGATACAAAAGTTCAGCTTATAGAATTTATAAGTGAGGAGATACCACAAAAATTAAAAGAAAAAATTCATTGCTGCTGCAATACTTCAAAATCAAATGTAGAAAAAATTTGCAGCCTTAATTTTGAATTAGGATATGTATTTTCTAATGCAGTTAAAAATGTATGTAATAAGGCAAATTTTGATTTGAATAAACTTGATTTTATAGGTTCTCATGGACAAACTATATATCACATTCCAAGGCGGAATAAGAATTTTTTTAGATCAACACTTCAGATAGGAGAACCTTCTGTCGTAGCTTTTGAAACAAATACAACTGTAGTGTCAAATTTTAGAACAATGGATATGGCAGCAGGTGGAGAAGGTGCTCCTTTAGTGCCTTACACTGAATATATACTATATAGGTGTAAAAAAAACAGAGCCCTTCAAAACATAGGGGGAATAGGCAATGTAACCGTAATTCCTGCTATGTGTAAATTAGATGATATTTATGCTTTTGATACTGGTCCCGGAAATATGATAATAGACGAGGTAACAAAAAGACTTAAAGGGTGTTCTTATGATATGAATGGAGCTTTTGCAGCTTTAGGTAAAGTTGATGAAAATATCCTAAAGGAGCTTATGAACATAGACTATATAAAAATGAAACCTCCCAAAACTACTGGAAGAGAACTTTTTGGAAGCCAGTTTGTAGATAGGCTTCTAAATAAATTTAACAGTATTTCCTCAGAAGATATAATAGCTACCGTAACAATGTTTACAGCTAAATCTATAAGTGAAAATTATAGAAGATTTATATTTACGAAAAATAAGATAGATGAGGTAATAATAGGTGGTGGAGGCAGCTACAATAAGACTCTTATAGGGATGCTTGAAAAACTCATGCCAGAATGTAGAATTTTAACAGGTGAAGATATAGGCATGTCTTCAGATGCAAAAGAAGCGGTGGCTTTTGCTGTTCTGGCTAATGAAACTATAAATGGGAATTGTAGCAATGTAATAGGGGCTACTGGCGCAGAAAAGAGAGTTATTCTTGGCAATATAACAACAGTAAAGAGGTGA